The following are encoded together in the Malaya genurostris strain Urasoe2022 chromosome 3, Malgen_1.1, whole genome shotgun sequence genome:
- the LOC131435984 gene encoding leucine-rich melanocyte differentiation-associated protein-like isoform X3, translating to MSVKSIASNSSQINDMDGNGERLSLAYEKLSQIPRKIAEKFSRTTTILDLSYNNIKDLSFLSYFRQLNTLILDKNPQPDEKTFPSLPNLELLWLNHCDIENVQKWVYRIRDCCPSLRYLSLLGNPGATSSFNGNSTLEHNDYRMMVISVLPQLRHLDDAEVSSTQRSQARQFKHNNYNIGQTPFNIFETVGRGEQMGKKAAQRRPRRTRAHVSDDS from the exons ATGTCGGTTAAAAGCATAGCCAG caattccagtcaaatcaacgacatgGACGGCAACGGAGAGCGCCTTTCGTTGGCCTATGAGAAATTATCGCAAATTCCACGTAAAATCGCGGAGAAGTTTTCCCGGACGACGACCATATTGGATCTGAGCTACAATAACATCAA AGATCTCTCCTTCCTCTCTTACTTCCGTCAGCTGAACACACTGATCCTGGACAAAAATCCCCAACCGGACGAGAAAACCTTCCCGTCGCTCCCGAATCTGGAGCTGCTTTGGCTGAACCACTGTGATATCGAAAACGTCCAGAAGTGGGTCTACCGGATCCGAGACTGCTGTCCATCGTTGCGGTACCTGTCGCTGCTGGGTAACCCGGGTGCAACGTCGTCCTTCAACGGTAACTCAACGCTGGAGCACAACGACTACCGGATGATGGTGATCAGTGTGCTGCCGCAGTTGCGCCATCTGGACGATGCCGAGGTGAGCAGCACGCAACGGTCGCAGGCCCGGCAGTTCAAGCATAACAACTACAACATCGGTCAGACGCCGTTCAACATTTTCGAAACCGTCGGACGTGGAGAGCAGATGGGAAAGAAGGCGGCACAACGGAGGCCCCGGAGGACTCGGGCACATGTTTCGGATGATTCGTGA
- the LOC131435984 gene encoding leucine-rich melanocyte differentiation-associated protein-like isoform X2, which translates to MIFFIENYSHVDDDDELYLNYDWSSDSMSVKSIASNSSQINDMDGNGERLSLAYEKLSQIPRKIAEKFSRTTTILDLSYNNIKDLSFLSYFRQLNTLILDKNPQPDEKTFPSLPNLELLWLNHCDIENVQKWVYRIRDCCPSLRYLSLLGNPGATSSFNGNSTLEHNDYRMMVISVLPQLRHLDDAEVSSTQRSQARQFKHNNYNIGQTPFNIFETVGRGEQMGKKAAQRRPRRTRAHVSDDS; encoded by the exons ATTCTTCATCGAGAATTATTCGCACGTTGACGATGACGACGAACTGTACCTGAATTACGATTGGTCCTCGGACTCCATGTCGGTTAAAAGCATAGCCAG caattccagtcaaatcaacgacatgGACGGCAACGGAGAGCGCCTTTCGTTGGCCTATGAGAAATTATCGCAAATTCCACGTAAAATCGCGGAGAAGTTTTCCCGGACGACGACCATATTGGATCTGAGCTACAATAACATCAA AGATCTCTCCTTCCTCTCTTACTTCCGTCAGCTGAACACACTGATCCTGGACAAAAATCCCCAACCGGACGAGAAAACCTTCCCGTCGCTCCCGAATCTGGAGCTGCTTTGGCTGAACCACTGTGATATCGAAAACGTCCAGAAGTGGGTCTACCGGATCCGAGACTGCTGTCCATCGTTGCGGTACCTGTCGCTGCTGGGTAACCCGGGTGCAACGTCGTCCTTCAACGGTAACTCAACGCTGGAGCACAACGACTACCGGATGATGGTGATCAGTGTGCTGCCGCAGTTGCGCCATCTGGACGATGCCGAGGTGAGCAGCACGCAACGGTCGCAGGCCCGGCAGTTCAAGCATAACAACTACAACATCGGTCAGACGCCGTTCAACATTTTCGAAACCGTCGGACGTGGAGAGCAGATGGGAAAGAAGGCGGCACAACGGAGGCCCCGGAGGACTCGGGCACATGTTTCGGATGATTCGTGA
- the LOC131435984 gene encoding leucine-rich melanocyte differentiation-associated protein-like isoform X1, whose product MQAIVYNEKFFIENYSHVDDDDELYLNYDWSSDSMSVKSIASNSSQINDMDGNGERLSLAYEKLSQIPRKIAEKFSRTTTILDLSYNNIKDLSFLSYFRQLNTLILDKNPQPDEKTFPSLPNLELLWLNHCDIENVQKWVYRIRDCCPSLRYLSLLGNPGATSSFNGNSTLEHNDYRMMVISVLPQLRHLDDAEVSSTQRSQARQFKHNNYNIGQTPFNIFETVGRGEQMGKKAAQRRPRRTRAHVSDDS is encoded by the exons ATTCTTCATCGAGAATTATTCGCACGTTGACGATGACGACGAACTGTACCTGAATTACGATTGGTCCTCGGACTCCATGTCGGTTAAAAGCATAGCCAG caattccagtcaaatcaacgacatgGACGGCAACGGAGAGCGCCTTTCGTTGGCCTATGAGAAATTATCGCAAATTCCACGTAAAATCGCGGAGAAGTTTTCCCGGACGACGACCATATTGGATCTGAGCTACAATAACATCAA AGATCTCTCCTTCCTCTCTTACTTCCGTCAGCTGAACACACTGATCCTGGACAAAAATCCCCAACCGGACGAGAAAACCTTCCCGTCGCTCCCGAATCTGGAGCTGCTTTGGCTGAACCACTGTGATATCGAAAACGTCCAGAAGTGGGTCTACCGGATCCGAGACTGCTGTCCATCGTTGCGGTACCTGTCGCTGCTGGGTAACCCGGGTGCAACGTCGTCCTTCAACGGTAACTCAACGCTGGAGCACAACGACTACCGGATGATGGTGATCAGTGTGCTGCCGCAGTTGCGCCATCTGGACGATGCCGAGGTGAGCAGCACGCAACGGTCGCAGGCCCGGCAGTTCAAGCATAACAACTACAACATCGGTCAGACGCCGTTCAACATTTTCGAAACCGTCGGACGTGGAGAGCAGATGGGAAAGAAGGCGGCACAACGGAGGCCCCGGAGGACTCGGGCACATGTTTCGGATGATTCGTGA
- the LOC131435983 gene encoding uncharacterized protein LOC131435983 yields MLGGFYELGAAGLAPNLMRMYGAAGLSPNVAFFRGSTLGDQIRGLPIQKCFTMTPNYIYRLSEHAVCALTNCYVTNVLPADFRPRAVELRALKMAAYTLRWLHQEPENEPVSAAVYHNVNEVLSRAPPLIAVYQAANLAWNQRYHAIRPMVNARQPMRHSYHAAMLHYACPEMYKETTTERLQIDCDFTDPHDLVVFPDYDLQPLNDEAYAERWRILPFEMKLRFFEFLAAFATNICLRDMYEAFVAVLIAICKEGTVDEFKLHSLLTNKLDYSSIALQPRVINSELIEILWTQFIHNRRITAFQQYNLFMAVYHHSRFYFGEPIVRMVEQMSLVHATPVFIIASAGAELHVKLMYFLQCDVTPNDVTQFARACCYQLRNKLAAIINPPVAASEFGELLELAKAIVEHRSMTDYQRRAVRGWTGADIRRSAIAQAILRAQTRMATVMTSSEVQIRRNYGLNVEMVAPDRYVVVASGDKANAPQAIQRGRSPEEILDSMPALPIDTAFATLCSAIIATKRQTQWPVQELGKPYPSPNRPLPRAIVEAARVLGFEWVEPVDDYVPPAIPALPPWDVGCLGHLPIPRTGIFANDPCGPEDADRRDRPFRDNPNAVEEAYLRGQPPRDPDNRRPPRPQGSAPEEQMDKPRSPDELPPAPFASGSGLVQPLLDIPHAQESKPRKKKGTTAPIRA; encoded by the coding sequence ATGCTAGGGGGTTTCTACGAATTAGGAGCTGCAGGATTAGCTCCTAATTTGATGCGTATGTACGGTGCTGCAGGATTATCACCTAATGTAGCGTTCTTCCGTGGCTCAACCCTTGGTGATCAAATAAGAGGATTGCCTATACAGAAATGTTTTACGATGACACCTAACTACATCTACCGATTGTCCGAACACGCTGTTTGTGCGTTAACAAACTGTTACGTAACCAACGTGTTGCCAGCAGATTTCAGGCCTCGGGCCGTAGAGTTGAGGGCACTGAAAATGGCTGCATATACCTTACGTTGGCTTCATCAGGAACCAGAAAATGAACCAGTGTCTGCTGCAGTGTACCATAATGTGAATGAAGTTCTATCGCGGGCACCACCACTGATTGCTGTGTATCAAGCAGCCAACTTAGCCTGGAATCAGAGATATCATGCGATTCGTCCTATGGTCAATGCTCGGCAACCAATGCGTCACTCGTATCACGCTGCTATGTTGCACTATGCATGTCCAGAAATGTATAAAGAAACTACAACAGAACGATTACAGATAGATTGTGACTTCACAGACCCTCATGACCTTGTGGTTTTTCCGGATTATGATCTTCAACCACTAAATGACGAAGCATACGCTGAACGTTGGAGGATTTTACCATTTGAAATGAAACTtcgattttttgaatttttagctGCATTTGCTACTAACATCTGTTTACGGGATATGTACGAAGCCTTTGTTGCTGTACTCATCGCTATTTGCAAAGAAGGAACAGTTGATGAATTCAAGCTTCATTCACTTCTaacaaataaattggattattcTTCTATAGCACTACAACCAAGAGTAATCAATTCTGAATTGATCGAAATTTTATGGACTCAATTCATTCATAACCGACGTATCACAGCATTCCAACAATATAATCTGTTCATGGCTGTCTATCACCATTCTCGTTTTTACTTTGGTGAACCAATTGTCAGGATGGTGGAACAAATGTCACTCGTGCATGCGACCCCTGTATTCATCATCGCATCTGCTGGTGCCGAGTTACACGTAAAGTTAATGTACTTTCTACAATGCGACGTCACTCCTAACGATGTTACCCAGTTTGCTCGTGCCTGTTGTTACCAATTGCGAAACAAATTGGCAGCTATCATAAATCCTCCTGTAGCTGCATCAGAGTTTGGAGAGTTACTAGAACTAGCCAAAGCTATAGTCGAGCACCGTAGTATGACGGATTATCAGAGAAGAGCTGTTAGAGGATGGACAGGTGCCGATATTCGGCGGTCTGCTATCGCTCAAGCGATTTTACGTGCACAAACCCGAATGGCAACAGTAATGACTTCATCAGAAGTACAAATTAGACGGAATTATGGCTTGAATGTAGAAATGGTTGCACCAGATCGGTATGTGGTTGTAGCTTCCGGAGATAAAGCCAATGCACCACAAGCTATACAACGGGGCCGATCACCGGAAGAAATCTTAGACTCGATGCCTGCATTACCTATTGATACAGCATTCGCTACGCTTTGTTCAGCAATTATAGCTACCAAGAGGCAAACTCAATGGCCAGTTCAAGAACTGGGAAAACCATATCCATCACCCAATCGTCCATTGCCCCGAGCCATTGTTGAAGCTGCACGAGTTTTAGGCTTTGAATGGGTCGAACCGGTTGACGATTATGTTCCTCCTGCTATTCCAGCTTTGCCTCCGTGGGATGTCGGATGTTTAGGTCACTTACCGATCCCGAGAACAGGAATTTTTGCAAATGACCCTTGTGGCCCTGAAGATGCTGATCGGCGAGATCGACCCTTCCGAGACAATCCAAATGCTGTTGAAGAAGCATATTTGAGAGGCCAACCACCGCGTGATCCAGATAATCGTCGACCACCACGACCTCAAGGAAGTGCTCCTGAAGAACAGATGGACAAACCTCGTTCTCCAGATGAACTCCCACCAGCACCTTTTGCATCAGGAAGTGGATTAGTGCAACCACTTTTGGACATTCCACATGCACAAGAAAGCAAACCGAGGAAGAAGAAGGGAACTACCGCTCCGATTAGAGCTTAA